A part of Deltaproteobacteria bacterium genomic DNA contains:
- a CDS encoding DUF3786 domain-containing protein → MGKYEEIKEVYNRLFQLDPRLWADLRKASPRDIVRRTEVRFNEAEGIYEVPFLNRRYTVDAVREAMRIHDHAMGPEIDFQVQLVLMTYLSRAGEVVPLGRMVTEKELRGGITFFQGPHKLNTAPLLRRFGKNPRSFIDAGRRLEGAVQEYGDASFVLPALPKLPVGFILYCGDDEFPPEMVVTFDASIEAHFQLDVVWALVNVTVEALLAASQHANDQDSGE, encoded by the coding sequence ATGGGGAAATACGAGGAAATCAAGGAAGTCTACAATCGGCTTTTTCAATTGGACCCGAGGCTGTGGGCCGATCTTCGCAAGGCCTCACCCAGGGACATCGTGCGCCGAACCGAGGTCCGTTTCAACGAGGCGGAAGGGATCTACGAAGTGCCGTTCCTAAACCGGCGCTACACGGTGGACGCCGTCCGTGAGGCCATGCGTATCCATGACCATGCTATGGGTCCGGAGATCGATTTTCAGGTTCAATTGGTGTTGATGACCTACTTGTCGCGCGCCGGGGAAGTGGTGCCTCTCGGGCGGATGGTGACCGAGAAAGAATTGAGGGGCGGTATCACCTTTTTCCAGGGACCCCACAAATTGAACACCGCTCCTTTATTGCGCAGATTCGGAAAGAATCCCCGATCGTTCATCGATGCGGGACGACGGTTGGAGGGGGCGGTTCAGGAGTACGGGGACGCGTCCTTTGTGCTTCCCGCTTTGCCCAAGTTACCCGTTGGATTTATCCTGTATTGTGGCGACGACGAGTTTCCTCCGGAGATGGTGGTAACTTTTGATGCGAGCATTGAGGCGCATTTCCAGTTGGATGTGGTTTGGGCCCTGGTGAACGTCACCGTGGAAGCGCTTCTGGCTGCATCGCAACATGCAAACGATCAAGACTCAGGAGAATGA